DNA sequence from the Sporocytophaga myxococcoides genome:
ACTGGAGGCACTCAAAAATTCATTGAAGACCTGGGAATAAAAGTTACTCCGGTAGAAGAACTAACTACTTATCCGTCAATTCTTGGAGGAAGGGTTAAAACACTTCACCCTAAAATTTTTGGTGGAATTCTTTTCAGAAGAGATTTTGAACAAGACCAGAAAGAAGTTGCTCAATATGACATACCAAGCCTCGATCTTGTAATAGTAGATTTATACCCATTTGAAGAAACAGTTGCATCCGGTGCTTCTGACGAAGATATCATCGAAAAAATTGACATAGGAGGAATCTCTCTAATCAGAGGAGCTGCTAAAAACTTTAAGGATGTTGTGATTGTAGCTTCAAAAGATCAATATCCTATGCTCGAAAATATTCTTATTGAAAGAAAAGGAGAAACAGATCTTAATGAAAGAAGACTTTTCGCAGGAAGAGCATTTGATATTTCCTCCCATTACGACACTGCAATATTTAATTATTTCTTTAGCGGAGAAGAAATAAAACACTTTAAGCAAAGTGTAAGAGACTTTCAGGTGCTTCGTTATGGAGAAAACCCTCATCAGGCAGGTGTATTCTATGGTAAACTTGATGATATGTTTGAGAAACTAAACGGCAAGGAATTATCTTATAACAACCTCCTTGATGTTGATGCAGCTGTTGGATTAATAGATGAATTTGAAGGGACAACTACCTTTGCAATTCTTAAACACAATAATGCCTGTGGCATAGCTACAGCAAGCTCTCCCAAAGAAGCTTATCTGAAAGCATTAGCGGCTGATCCTGTTTCTGCTTTTGGAGGTGTAATCATCACCGGATCTAAAATTGACATTGCAACAGCTGAAGAGCTAAACAAGCTTTTCTTCGAAGTATTAATTGCTCCGGATTTTGAAAAAGATGCACTTGAATTACTTACTTCGAAAAAAAATCGAATCTTATTAAGGAGAAAATCCGTTACACTCCCTTCAAGACAGTTTAAAACACTTCTTAACGGAGTTATAGAACAGGAAAAAGATTTAAAAAAGGAAACAGAGGAAGAACTAAAACCTGTAACCAATCGTTTTCCATCCGACAAAGAAAAAAGAGCTTTGTTGTTTGCCAACAAAATCTGTAAGCATACCAAATCCAATGCAATCGTATTGGCAGTAGACGGACAGATGATTTCAAGCGGAGTAGGTCAGACCTCAAGAGTAGATGCACTCAGACAAGCGATTGAAAAAGCCAAAAGTTTTGGATTCTCCCTTGAAGGAGCAGTAATGGCATCCGACGCATTCTTCCCTTTCCCTGACTGCGTTGAAATAGCTGATAAAGCTGGTATCAAAGCAGTAATACAACCGGGAGGGTCAATTAAAGATCAAGAGTCAATAGACTATTGCAATGCACATGAAATAGCCATGGTCCTGACTGGATTCAGGCATTTCAAGCACTAAAAATGAGTATAATTTCTTTTGATTTAAAAACAAATTTGTAAATTTCACAGTATTAAAAGGATTAGTTTAAATCAGGATTTTTAATAAGCATGGGATTATTTGATTTTTTCACCAGTGATATCGCAATTGACCTGGGAACAGCAAATACCTTAATCATCTATAAGGACAAAATTGTGGTTGATGAACCATCAATAATTGCCCTTGACAAGATTACAGGTAAGGTAAGAGCAATTGGCCGGGAAGCAATGCAAATGCATGAGAAGACTCATGAGAACATCAAAACCATCAGACCTCTTAAAGACGGCGTAATCGCCGACTTCCATGCTGCCGAGCACATGATAAGAGGACTTATCAAGTTAATTGATGGAGGAAAAAGATTCTTCGGTGCATCTCACAGGATGGTCATATGTATCCCTTCAGGAATCACAGAAGTAGAAAAAAGAGCCGTACGTGACTCTGCAGAACATGCAGGCGCAAAAGAAGTTTATATGATACATGAGCCGATCGCAGCCGCAATTGGTCTTGGAATCGATATCGAACAACCAGTAGGTTCTATGATCGTCGATATCGGAGGAGGGACAACAGAGATTGCAGTGATCGCACTTTCAGGTATTGTTTGCGAACAGTCTATCAGAGTAGCAGGTGATGTCTTCAATAAAGACATCCTCGACTATATGAGAAGACAGCACAACTTGCTTATTGGTGAAAGATCTGCAGAAAGAGTAAAAATCGAAGTTGGTTCAGCGCTTACTGAACTTGATAATCCTCCTGAAGATTATGAAATAAGAGGAAGAGACCTGATGACTGGTATTCCGAAAATTATAAAAGTAACTTATTCAGAAATTGCTTTTGCACTTGACAAATCTGTTTCAAAAATTGAGGAAGCAGTGCTGAAAGCCCTTGAGATTTCTCCCCCGGAGCTTAGTGCCGATATCTATGATAATGGTATTCACCTTACAGGAGGAGGAGCACTTCTTAGAGGATTGGATAAGAGATTGGCAATGAAAACCAAACTTCCGATACACGTGGCTGAAGATCCACTTCGCGCTGTAGTAAGAGGGACTGGAATGGCCATAAAAGAATTTGATAAATACAGAGCAGTATTGATGACTTAAAATTTAAATGCACAGGTTATTTCATTTTTTATACCAGTATAAGGCATTTCTTTTTTTTCTGATTCTCGAAGCCATATGTGTATGGCTCATAATCAGAAACAACAGTTATCAAAGCGCATCCTATTTTAATACTTCAAATTACGTTGTTGGTGAAATTCTTCAAACAACCAACAACGTAACTGAGTATTTTAATCTTAAGGATGTAAACACTCAGCTTGCAGGAGAAAACGCAAGGCTGAAGCGACTGCTTACCAAAGAATACCAAAAAAAGGATTTTATCATTGGCAATAAATCAGAATTTTTAAAAGCCAACCAATACAATTACATTCCTGCAAAAGTTGTAAATAATTCCACAAGTCGATTTACCAATTATATTACAGTAGACAAGGGAACTCTTGACGGAATCAAACCCGGTATGGGGGTTATTGCTCAGGATGGAATTGTCGGAAAAGTTAAATCTTGCTCCGAAAATTTCTCAACAATTATTTCGTTGTTACATGAGAAATGGAGTGTATCAGCAAAAATCGCAGATGGAGAAATTGACGGAATTGTAAAATGGCAAGGAATGGATCCTGCTGTAGCGGACCTTCAGTATGTGGGTAGGCATCACCATTTCCAAATTGGAGACAGTGTTGTTACATCAGGCTACAATACCTTGTTTCCTCCCGGAGTTTTAATAGGGAGAATTCAAAATTTCAAAATAGATCAGGGAAAACCATTTTACAAAATCAATGTTAAACTGGCCACTGACTTTACAAGTCTGAGATATGTTTATGTAATTGAAAATTACTTAAAAGCCGAAAAAGATTCACTGGAATACCAGAATAATTATTCATCTGACGAATGAGAAGCAGATCAATCATAATGCCCATATTTCTGATTATCCTGTTTTGGGTATTACAAATTTTGATATTCAGAAATTTTGCCTTCTTCAATATGGCATTTTGCTATATCTATATTGGCTTTATACTTATGCTGCCATACGAGATTCCGCATCTGCTCACCATGATTATAGCCATGGCCTTCGGCTTTACAATTGACATATTCTATGACACCGTTGGTATGCATATGGCAGCCTGCGTTTTCATAGCTTATATTCGACCATATGTAATAAATGTGCTTACCCCTAGAGGTGGTTACGATGCTACCATGGAAATTTCCATCCAGTCCCTTGGGTTTCAATGGTTCGCTTCTTACGCCGCGGTACTCATATTTATTCATCATACGCTTCTTTTTGCTATTGAAGCCTGGGGACTTAATGTCTTCTTTCAGGCAATTGGCAAAATTGTATTAAGCTCAATATTTACTTTCGGGGTCTTCACCCTGCTACAGTTTCTGCTTTTCTCCCGCAAAAGATAAATGTTCAGAGATAGAAAAAATATTGTTCAGTTGATTTTCATATTGACTGGAGCAGTCTTTATTGTAAGACTGTTTTTTATTCAGGTACTGGATTCAAGATATAAATTTGAAGCCCAGAACAATGTTATGCGCCGCATAATTGAATACCCTTACCGAGGTCTGATCTATGACCGAAAAGGTAAGATACTTGTATTCAACACTCCTGTATTTGACTTAATGGTTGTACCCAAGGAAGTACAAATAAAGGATACGCTTACCTTCTGTAAACGCTTTGGAATCTCCAAAGAAGAATTTGTAAAAAAAATCAAAGAAGCAAGGGATTATTCATCTGTAAAACCAACCGCTTTTTTAAAACAACTTTCTATCGCTGACTTTGCCAAGGTACAGGACTTCCTGATTGACTATCCTGGATTTTACCCCCAGGCAAGGACCATCCGCTCCTACCCGCACCGAAGTCTCGCCAATGCTCTAGGCTATATCGGGGAAATTTCTAAAAAACAACTGGAAAAACAAGAAAGTAAGTATTACCTCCAGGGCGATTACATTGGTATATCTGGGCTCGAAGCAAGTTATGAAGAATTGTTAAGAGGCCAAAGAGGTGTAAAGTATATGATGGTGAATGTTAGAGGAGTTGAAAAAGGATCTTTCAGAGACGGAATTTATGATACCATTTCTGTGCCCGGTGAAAATCTTTATACAAGTATTGACCTGGAACTTCAACAATACGGAGAAAGGTTAATGGAAAATAAAATTGGAAGTGTTGTAGCAATTGAACCAGGAACTGGAGAAATTCTTGCCTTTATTTCCAGTCCTTCCTATGATCCTAATATATTGGCTGGCAGACACTTTTCCGAAAATTACCGAAAACTGGAGAAAGATAGTTTAAAACCATTATTTAACAGACCTTTAATGGCAATGTACCCTCCAGGGTCAATTTTTAAAATAGTTCAGGCTCTTGTTGGACAACAAATGGGAATTTTGACTCCTCATACTACGTTTGCATGCAACAGATCATGGGGGCCAAATTGTCACAACCACCCATCCCCGCTAAATCTTTTGGGATCGCTACAATGGTCCTGTAATCCATATTATTATATGGCCTTCAGGAACATGATTCAGCAGGGAAAACATGAAAATAAATTTAAGGATTCCAGAATAGGATATATACAATGGAGAGATTTGATTATGTCATATGGATTTGGGCAAAAACTAGGTGTAGACTTACCTAATATGAAAGCAGGATATATTCCGTCTCCGGAATTTTATGACAAATGGTATGGTTATAATGGCTGGAAACATTCGACGATACGATCACTTGATATTGGGCAGGGAGAGGTAATGATTGTACCGATTCAAATGGCTAATATGGCAGCTACAATTGCCAATCAAGGGTTTTACTATGCTCCTCATTTTGTAAAATATATTGGAAAAAATAAGGAAGTTCCAGAGCAATACAAGGAAAAACATTACGCCAAAGTTGACAAAAAATATTATCCTGTGGTAATCGATGCAATGGAAATGGTAGTGAATGGAGGAACTGCTTCAATCTTTAATAGGATTGACGGAATGAAAGTATGTGGTAAAACGGGAACAGTTGAAAACCCTCACGGAAAGGACCATTCCGTATATATTACATTTGCTCCAAAAGAAGATCCTAAAATCGCCATTGCAGTTTTTGTTGAAAATGCAGGATTCGGAGCAATGACAGCGGCGCCTATTGCAAGATTAATGATGGAAAAATACCTGAACGATACCATCACTAAACCACATATTGAAAAATACATCCTGGAAAAAGATTTTATCCATAGGAATAAGACAGCTTTGAAAAAATAATATGCGTCAAGATGATAATTTATCAAAAAGTATAGATTGGCTCACCGTAGGCTTCTATGCTATTTTCGTGGTTGCAGGTTGGTTGAATGTTTTCGCAGCAGTATACGATGCAGAAGCACAGCAGAATATATTTGATTTTTCTTTAAACTCAGGGAAACAGTTGGTCTGGATAGGTACATCCGTTGTCCTTATTATATTGATCCTTGTCATTGACTATAAATTTTACAACACCTTTGCATACATTATGTATGGGTTAATGATCTTGCTCCTAATAGCCACCATCTTCCTCGGAACAGAAGCAAAAGGTTCCAGATCCTGGTTTGAAATAGGATCACTGAGAATTCAGCCGGCCGAGTTTGCCAAGTTTATAACTGCCCTTGCACTTGCTACATATTTAGGGAAAATCAACATTAAATTCGAAAAACTTCAGACTAAACTCATATGTGCCCTGATCATCGGATTACCAGCAATATGTATATTACTACAGAATGAAACAGGCTCTGTTCTGGTTTTCAGCGCATTTATTCTTGTTCTGTATAGAGAAGGGCTTTCTCCTCTCATACTTATTCTGGGTCTTGTCAGTGTTATTCTATTTATCCTGGCCCTTATATTTCCTCCAAATGTCATTGTTCAGGTTATAGTAGGATTAGGGATTCTTGCCCTTATCTATATTATCACTTCCAGAAAGAAAAGTACCAAAATCCGGACATTAGTGATCAGATCTGCTTTTGTTCTGGCAGGTTGCATTATTTGTATTGCAACTGCATTCAGTGTAGACTTCTTTGTAAACAAAGTTTTACAGGACCACCAAAAAAAGAGAATTCTCGTTCTGGTAAATCCTGATATAGACCCTCTCGGAGCAGGCTATAATGTTACTCAGTCAAAGATCGCAATTGGTTCAGGCGAATTCCTTGGGAAAGGTTTTCTTGAAGGTACGCAAACTAAATTTGACTTCGTACCAGAGCAAAGTACGGACTTTATCTTTTGCACTATCGGAGAAGAGCATGGTTGGCTTGGGAGTACAATCCTTATTGTAATGTATGTACTTTTCATGATGCGACTCGTTTATCTTGCAGAGCGACAAAAGGATAAATTTGCAAGAATTTACGGGTATTCTGTTGCATGCATTATATTCTTCCACTTTATGGTAAATATAGGAATGACAATTGGAATTTTTCCTGTTATAGGCATTCCGCTTCCATTCTTCAGCTATGGCGGCTCATCACTGTGGTCATTTACAATACTGCTATTTATATTCTTAAAGCTGGATGCACACAGACGACAGCTGCTAAGTCACTAATAAAATTTACGACTTACGATTTCAAAAAAATCCTGAACAGTTTTCCTGTTTAAATCCCATTTCCATTTTGGAAGGTATTTATCCTTTAATAATTGTTTGGCTTCTTCAAGTTCAGTACAATTATTAATCTCAGCAAGAGCTGCTTCATATTCACCACTGTGACCTGAAAATAATTCACTTATAAAAATAAACTTTTGATTAAGTGGAATAGCAGATTTGATATCAAAAATTTTGCTTTTTACATGCATCCCTGAATTTGACACATTTTGCTGTTTAAGCATATCATTCAGAGTAAGTTGTGATTTTGAATAGGTCTGATTAAGTGTCGTGTTTTCTTTTGTCGGACTGGAAGCCGTTTCTACAACGGTTGGAATATCTATTGATTTCTTTATACTACTTTCTTCTTTTCTCTCTTCAACTTTTAAAGAAGCAATCTGCTCTTCTAAAATAAACTCCTTAGGATTAATTACTAGTAATGATGAAAACTGCTCAAGAATGGGCTGAATAGAATCAAAATAATCTGAATGTTCGGAGTAAAGGCTTGCCATCTCATTAAACTCATTTTCTTGAGTATCTGGCTTTACCTTGTTAATGATACTTTCTGAAAACCTTTTGTGTACCTTGTAGAATTTAAGATTTTTCTTCAGCCCTTCAATATTTTGTCCTGACTGAATGAGTTCTGTTTTTATATATTCTTTAGGATTTATGATATAAATAATAGCCTCGTAAATAGCTTTTTGGAGCAGAGGGCGGAAAAATTCCTTTTTTATTAGGATATGGTTTGAAAGAATATTCAAAAAAACTTCTACTCCGTTTTTGACTTCTTCATTTTCATAATCAAAATATGGACTCCTAAGTTTGGTAGTTTCCTCCTTCCACTTATCCATTAAAACTTTTAACACAAAAAAATTAACCTGATCAATTTTACAAAATCGGACTATCTGACTGCCAGATATAGTTAAATTATTAGAGAAAAATTCAGAAGTAAGCTTTTCAGCTAATGCAACTGAATAAGACTCACTTTTAGGTAAATTAACTCTTACAGACATACTCGACTCTTTATTTTATAAAACGGATTTCGGTTTATTTTTTTATATAAAACCAGGATTTTATCAAATTT
Encoded proteins:
- the mreC gene encoding rod shape-determining protein MreC, yielding MHRLFHFLYQYKAFLFFLILEAICVWLIIRNNSYQSASYFNTSNYVVGEILQTTNNVTEYFNLKDVNTQLAGENARLKRLLTKEYQKKDFIIGNKSEFLKANQYNYIPAKVVNNSTSRFTNYITVDKGTLDGIKPGMGVIAQDGIVGKVKSCSENFSTIISLLHEKWSVSAKIADGEIDGIVKWQGMDPAVADLQYVGRHHHFQIGDSVVTSGYNTLFPPGVLIGRIQNFKIDQGKPFYKINVKLATDFTSLRYVYVIENYLKAEKDSLEYQNNYSSDE
- a CDS encoding peptidoglycan D,D-transpeptidase FtsI family protein; the protein is MFRDRKNIVQLIFILTGAVFIVRLFFIQVLDSRYKFEAQNNVMRRIIEYPYRGLIYDRKGKILVFNTPVFDLMVVPKEVQIKDTLTFCKRFGISKEEFVKKIKEARDYSSVKPTAFLKQLSIADFAKVQDFLIDYPGFYPQARTIRSYPHRSLANALGYIGEISKKQLEKQESKYYLQGDYIGISGLEASYEELLRGQRGVKYMMVNVRGVEKGSFRDGIYDTISVPGENLYTSIDLELQQYGERLMENKIGSVVAIEPGTGEILAFISSPSYDPNILAGRHFSENYRKLEKDSLKPLFNRPLMAMYPPGSIFKIVQALVGQQMGILTPHTTFACNRSWGPNCHNHPSPLNLLGSLQWSCNPYYYMAFRNMIQQGKHENKFKDSRIGYIQWRDLIMSYGFGQKLGVDLPNMKAGYIPSPEFYDKWYGYNGWKHSTIRSLDIGQGEVMIVPIQMANMAATIANQGFYYAPHFVKYIGKNKEVPEQYKEKHYAKVDKKYYPVVIDAMEMVVNGGTASIFNRIDGMKVCGKTGTVENPHGKDHSVYITFAPKEDPKIAIAVFVENAGFGAMTAAPIARLMMEKYLNDTITKPHIEKYILEKDFIHRNKTALKK
- the rodA gene encoding rod shape-determining protein RodA → MRQDDNLSKSIDWLTVGFYAIFVVAGWLNVFAAVYDAEAQQNIFDFSLNSGKQLVWIGTSVVLIILILVIDYKFYNTFAYIMYGLMILLLIATIFLGTEAKGSRSWFEIGSLRIQPAEFAKFITALALATYLGKINIKFEKLQTKLICALIIGLPAICILLQNETGSVLVFSAFILVLYREGLSPLILILGLVSVILFILALIFPPNVIVQVIVGLGILALIYIITSRKKSTKIRTLVIRSAFVLAGCIICIATAFSVDFFVNKVLQDHQKKRILVLVNPDIDPLGAGYNVTQSKIAIGSGEFLGKGFLEGTQTKFDFVPEQSTDFIFCTIGEEHGWLGSTILIVMYVLFMMRLVYLAERQKDKFARIYGYSVACIIFFHFMVNIGMTIGIFPVIGIPLPFFSYGGSSLWSFTILLFIFLKLDAHRRQLLSH
- the purH gene encoding bifunctional phosphoribosylaminoimidazolecarboxamide formyltransferase/IMP cyclohydrolase, yielding MNPRKIKSALISVYYKDGLDRIVKLLDKQGVKIYSTGGTQKFIEDLGIKVTPVEELTTYPSILGGRVKTLHPKIFGGILFRRDFEQDQKEVAQYDIPSLDLVIVDLYPFEETVASGASDEDIIEKIDIGGISLIRGAAKNFKDVVIVASKDQYPMLENILIERKGETDLNERRLFAGRAFDISSHYDTAIFNYFFSGEEIKHFKQSVRDFQVLRYGENPHQAGVFYGKLDDMFEKLNGKELSYNNLLDVDAAVGLIDEFEGTTTFAILKHNNACGIATASSPKEAYLKALAADPVSAFGGVIITGSKIDIATAEELNKLFFEVLIAPDFEKDALELLTSKKNRILLRRKSVTLPSRQFKTLLNGVIEQEKDLKKETEEELKPVTNRFPSDKEKRALLFANKICKHTKSNAIVLAVDGQMISSGVGQTSRVDALRQAIEKAKSFGFSLEGAVMASDAFFPFPDCVEIADKAGIKAVIQPGGSIKDQESIDYCNAHEIAMVLTGFRHFKH
- a CDS encoding rod shape-determining protein, translating into MGLFDFFTSDIAIDLGTANTLIIYKDKIVVDEPSIIALDKITGKVRAIGREAMQMHEKTHENIKTIRPLKDGVIADFHAAEHMIRGLIKLIDGGKRFFGASHRMVICIPSGITEVEKRAVRDSAEHAGAKEVYMIHEPIAAAIGLGIDIEQPVGSMIVDIGGGTTEIAVIALSGIVCEQSIRVAGDVFNKDILDYMRRQHNLLIGERSAERVKIEVGSALTELDNPPEDYEIRGRDLMTGIPKIIKVTYSEIAFALDKSVSKIEEAVLKALEISPPELSADIYDNGIHLTGGGALLRGLDKRLAMKTKLPIHVAEDPLRAVVRGTGMAIKEFDKYRAVLMT